In the genome of Luteitalea pratensis, the window AGCCCCGCCGCGGCAGGCACGTGTTTTTCGAGCGCCAGTTCCCAGCCGTCGAGGGGAACGCCGAGGTGAGCCGCCATCGCCGCCGCGCCCTGCCATGCGAGATTGCGCGCGTCGGCCGGCACTCCGGCGGTGTCGCATGCCATGCCGAACGGACCGGGGCGCGCCCGCAGCGTCAGGGTGTCGGCAAGCGCGATGGACTGCAGCACCGTCGTGAGCAGGTGGTAACCGTCGGGACGCAGGCCACGCATGCGCAGGTCGAGGTTGACCTTGGCAGGTGCGTGCGTGACCCACAACGGTTGGGCCGGCTCGCCCTTGCGTGCCGAAGCCCTGGCGGAAGCGGCGAGCCCGGACGATTCTTGCCAATGGGCCACGTCAGCGCTCCGTCAGCGTGCGACTGCGGCGCAAGTCGGCGACGGTCAGTTCGCGGGCCCCCGCGGGAACGTCCACGTCCAGCGCCCCCTCGGGCAGCGCCGCCATCGCCTCCGGCGCTTCCAGCGCCAGGACCGCATCCGTTCGGCTCGCGGTGGCGTCGGACCCGGACGGCCGCAGGCGGATGGCGGTCGGCCAGCCGGCGCTCGTCCGCGTGTACTCGATTCGCCATCGACTGTCCTGCGCGGCAACGAGCAGGAGCGTCCCGTCCGCCCCGCTGCGGAGCCACAACGCGCGGGCCTGATCGAGATCGAGCCGAGTCCACCCGCCGCTGAAGGTTGCGCCGCCCGACACGTTCCAGTCGGCGACACCGCAGCCCGACACGATGGCGAGAAGGTCCTGCGGCGTCAGGGCGACGCCCACGGCGGCGTCCAGCAATTCGAGCGCGGAGTCGCCGCGCGCGACTGCCGTCTCGCGGGGCAGGAGCAACACCGCGCCTCCCGGACGGGCCGCGAGCACGAAGACGGGCGCGCCGAAAGGCGCAAGCCCCTCGAGCCGCATCGCCTCGCGCGTCACGCCCACCTGCAAGGTGCCGCGCACGCGCTCGCCGTCGATACGTCCCGACAACCTCAGATCGGCACTGATCGCCGGATGCGTGCGGCAGGAGGCACGTGCGGCCTGTTCGGCGACGGCGACATCGGCCAGCGGCGTACCCGCGCCAGTCGGCAAGGCAAGGTTCACTTTCGGCGCACACGCGGCCGTCGCCAACAGCACAGCCGCCGAAATCGCGACCATGACCCGCTGGATCACCGAGGGTCTAGTGTCCACGCGCACGCGCAATCTTCGACTTGATTGCCGCTGCGTCGATGGACTCGCCGTCTCCCGCTAGGGCACGTTCCCACGCGGCGATCGCGCCGTTGCCGTCTTTCAACGCAAGCAGTACGTCGCCGAGGTGATCCTGAATCACCGAGTTGGACTTCGACAGGTCCGCCGCCCGCTCCAGGTGCTTGCGCGCCTCGGCCGTCCGGCCCTGCTTGAAATACGCCCAGCCCAGGCTGTCGAGGTACGACCCGTTGTCGGGGTCCTCGGTCAGCGCCTTTTCGATGAGCGACACGGCCTCGTCCATCGGGCCGCCATCCTCGACCAGCATGTAGCCAAGGTAATTGAGCGTCGGCGCGTGGGCCGGCTCGACTTCAAGCGCCTTGCGGAACGCCGCCTTGGCCTCGGGACGACGATGGAACCGCTCGAGGATCGCCCCGCGCTGGAACCAGTAGATCACCTGGTCGCCAAACGCCGGTTCCGCTTCGGCCAGCAGGGCCATGGCCTGCGGCTCGCGTCCGGCATCAGCGAGCGTGGTGGCGAGCGACAGGGTCACGGCCGGATCTTCGGGGCGACGCTTGCGCTCCTCCTCGAGGATGGCCACCGCCTCGTCGGGTTTCTTGGCGCCAAGGTAGGCCTGGGCGAGCAGTCGGCCAACCTGCACGTCGCCGGGCCTGGCGGCGCGGATCTCCTGGCCGAGGCCGATGGCGCGGTCGTAGCGACGCGCCATGATCAACGACTGCATCAGGTAGGCGTCCATCATCGGGTCGGGGCGCGCGGCGCGTGCCTTCTCGAGGATGCCGATGGCCGTGTCCTGATGACCGAGCGCCATGTGCGCGCTGGCGAGGCGCATCGTGACGCCCATCGCGGACTGCGGGCTGCTGATGCTGCCCTTCTCGACGATCGGCGTGAGAACCTCGATCACCTTGGCATGGTCGCGGCGGTCCGCATACACCTGCGAGAGCACGACCGGCCCGCGGACATCGGCAGGCGCTATGGTCATCAGCGCCCGGGCCGTCTGCTCCGCACCCTCGCCGTCACCGAGTTCGCGCTGCGTCTGCGCCAACAGATAGCGCGACTGCAGGTCGGTCGGCCGCGCCTCGATCACCTGCTCGAGCACCTTGCGGGCCTCCTCGGGCTTGTCGGCGCTCAGCAGGGCCGTCGCCTGCCGGACACGCAATTCGACGGCGTTGGGGTTCTCCTGCGCGGCCAGCCCGTAGGCCTCGGCGGCCTGCGTCCACCGGCGCGACTTCTCGAACAGTTCGGCCTGCTGCAGCCGGGCGCGGAAGAAGCGGGGCTCGGCGGCGAGGACCTGTTCGAGGACCTGCAAGCCCTCGGCGGTCCGGCCCGCCCGATCGAGCGCCTGCGCGAGCAGCACACCGGCCTCGAGCGCGGCGTTCTCGCCGTCGTAGACCGTCCGCAGCACCTTCACCGCATCGTCGGGGCGGTCGACCTGCAGATAGAGGCGTCCGAGCACGACGGGGATGTTCAGGTCGTAGGGCCGTCCGGCCGCGGCTTTCTCGAGGTGGCCGATGGCCTCGGCAATCGCCGCGCGATCCCGGGCTGGCGCGCTGTCGCCCTGCATCACCGAAGCAGGCACGCCGAGCACGCCGAGCATCCAGTGCGCCTCGGCGTTGTCGGGGTCGAGCGAGAGGGCCTTCGCAGCGGTCTTCTGGGCGTCCTCTGACCGGTCCTGCCGGGCATAGAGCTGGGCGAGTTCCGTGAGGATGCCAGGCGAGACGTCCAGCCTGGCCGCCTTCTCGAGGGCCGCGATCGCGCCGGGGGCATCACCAGCGGACTCGAGTCGGCGCGCCTCGAGAAAGGCCTGGTAGGCCTCGGCGCGCGCGGCGGGACGCGGGGCAGGTGCCTGCGAGGGTCCGGGTTGGACCGCCAGCGTCACGGCCAGCAGGGCAAGAGAGAGCATGGGCAATTATCGTGTGCGTTTTCGATTGTGGTCTATAGTCGCCGCCGTGCGCGTCTTGCTCGTGCGGCTGCGCCTGATCGGCGACGTGGTCTTCACCACGCCGATCATCGGGGCGCTCCGGCGGGCCTGGCCGGATGCGCACCTTGCCTACCTCATCGAGCCGGCCGCGGCTCCCGTCGTCGGTCACCATCCGGCCCTGAACGACGTCATCCTCGCACCGCGGACGCGTGGCTGGCGCCGCATCCGCGACGATTTCCGGCTCGGCCGTCGCCTGCGGCGCGACCGATACGACCTCGTGCTCGACCTGCACAGTGGCCCGAGGGCCTCATGGCTGACCTGGCTGAGCGGCGCGCCGCGCCGGGTCGGGTTCGAGGTCCAGGGCCGGCACTGGGCCTACACCGACGTGGTGGCTCGTCCCCGCGAAATCCGGCCACGTCACTCGGTCGAGAACCAATGGGACATCCTGGCACCCGTGCTGCCGGGCCTCGAGGGCCCCTCGCCCATGCGGGACCCGGTGACGATGGTGCACGCCCCTGAGGCGGATGCCAGCGTCGATGCCTGGATGCGTCGCGAAGGCCTGTCGGCGGCCGACAGCCTGATCGTCATCCATGTCAGCGCCGGCAACGCATTCCGGCGGTGGCCGCTGCTCTCTTTCGTTGCGCTGGCCGATAGACTGTCCGTGGGCGAGCCCAATCGTCGTATCATCCTGACGTCCGGACCATCGGAGGCGGCCGCGGCTGCCGAGGTGGTCCGTCTGGTGCGTGAGCGCCGGCCCTCTGCCCCGCAGGCGGTTCGAACCTGCGGAGACATGTCGTTGGACGAGTTGCACGCCCTGGTTGGTCGGGCACGGCTCTACATCGGCGGAGACAGCGGGCCGTTGCACGTCGCCGCCACTACCAGGACGCCCATCGTGGGTCTGTACGGGCCCACGTTGCCGGTGCGATCGGCACCTTGGCGTGACCCGCAGCTCTCGAGCGCGGCCGTTGATGTCGGGGCGCTGCCCTGCCGGCCGTGCCAACAACGCGTCTGCGTACCCGGAGACTTCCGGTGCCTGACGCACATCACCGTCGACGCGGTCGTCGCGGCTGCCGAGCGGGCCCTGTCGCTCCCGGCATCCCGGACCGGCGCCAACTGAGAAGGATGTCGAGCACGACGTGACCGCGCCGGCACTGCGAACTGCACGGATGGATCGCCTCGAGACGCTCTCGCTCTCAGTGCTCCTGTGCTTTGTCGCCGCGCTGCAGCTGTCGGTGGCGGCCTCGGGCGTCCTGCTCGCCCTGACACTCCTCTGCTGGACCGCGCTCCTCGTGATGCGGGAGGAGCAGCTCGAGGTGCCCACGTTTTTCTGGCCCCTCGTCGCGTATGCCGCCGTCACCCTGATTTCCACGACCGCCTCGGTGGACCCCGCCGTCAGCCTGGTCGACTCCAAGCAGCTGGTGCTGTTCCTGATCGTGCCGCTGGTGTATCGCCTCGCGCGCGGTCATCGGGCGCACCTGTTCGCGTCGGTGATCATCGCCGTCGGCGCCGCCAGTGCCCTCGTCGGGCTGTTCCAGTACGGGTTCCTGCATTTCGACAACCTCGGTCGTCGTCCGCAGGGCGCGCTCACCCACTACATGACGTATTCGGGCGCGCTCATGATCGTGGCCTGCGTCGCGGCCGCGCGCCTGCTGTTCGGCGGCAGGGATCGCGTCTGGCCACTGCTGGTGCTGCCGGCCGTGCTCGTCGCCCTCGGACTCACGTTCACGCGCAGCGCGTGGGTCGGCGTCTGCATCGGCATGGCGGTACTGTTGGCGCTGCGTGACCGCCGCCTCGTGGCCGCTGTCCCCCTCGTGCTTGCCATGGCCGTGGTCCTCGCGCCGAGCAGCATCACCGACCGCGTCTACTCGATCTTCGATCTCAAGGACCCGACCAACCGCGATCGCTTCGCCATGCTGAAGTCGGGCGCGGCGATGGTCGAGGACCACCCGCTGACGGGCGTCGGCCCCGACCAGGTCAAGGCCGTCTACCAGCAGTACCGCGTGCCGGAGTCGGTACAGCCATTGAACGTGCACCTGCACAACGTGCCGATGCAGATCGCCGCCGAGCGCGGGCTACCGGCACTGCTGGTGTGGCTCTGGTTCATCGCCGCGGTCGCGCGCGACCTGTACCGCCGCGTCCAGCACCGGACTGGCGTCACCCGGGCACTCGCGGCGGGCGCCCTCGCCTCGCTGTTCGCCATGCTCGGGGCCGGCCTGTTCGAGTACAACTTCGGCGACTCCGAGTTCCTGATGCTCCTGCTCGTGGTGCTCACGCTGCCCTTTGCGGCCGAGCGCCCGGAGTCGGTCCCCCGGCATCTGTGAGCCGCCTTCGCCAAGGCTACGGCGCCCGCTCATTCCTTACCAGCCGGTCGTGACTCACGCCATCGGTCAGGCCCGCGCACGATCGCTGATCCACGATTTCTCCGGGCGCCGCGTGGTCGTCGTCGGCGACGTGATGCTCGACCACTTCCTGTTCGGGCGTGTGCAGCGGCTGTCGCCGGAGGCTCCCGTCCCGATCGTCGAGTACGACCATGACGACTACCGTCCCGGCGGGGCCGCCAATGTGGCCATGAACCTCGCGGCACTAGGCGCGTCGGTGTCGCTGATTGGTGTCGTCGGGGCCGACGACTCGGCCGGAGGCTTGCAACAACTCCTGGCCGACGGCAGCGTCGACGTCACCGACCTGGTCACCGACGACACCCGTCGCACGACACGCAAGTTGCGAATCGTGACGCAACGCCAGCAGCAGGTCGCGCGGGTGGATTTCGAGAACGACGCGGATATCAATGGCGCTGTTGCCGACCAGGTGAAAGCCGCCATCGACGCCAGGTGCGCCGACGCCGACATCGTGCTCGTGTCCGACTACCTCAAGGGCGTCGTCACGAGCGTCACGATGGCTGCCGTCGTTCAGGCCGCGGCGCCCCGACGGATCGCGGTGCTCGTGGACCCGAAGATTCCACACCTGGATCTGTATCGGGGCGTCACGCTCGTGACCCCGAACCAGGTGGAGGCCGAGACCGCCACGCACGCGCGTATTCGTACCGATAGCGAGGCCCGCGACGCTGCGAGGCGCCTCCGCGAACGACTGGAGTGCGCGTCGGTGGTCATCACGCGCGGCGAGCAGGGCATGTGGGTGCTCGATGGGAGCACCACGCCGGCGACCGAGGCCAACTTCGCCGCGACCGCGCTGGAAGTGTCGGACGTGACCGGCGCGGGCGACACCGTGATCGGCACACTCGCTCTCGCTCTCGCGGCGAAAGCGTCGCTGGTCGAAGCCGCCCAGCTCGCCACTCTCGCCGCTGGCGTCGCCGTCAGCCGGTTCGGTCCGGTAGCAGTCACCCGAGACGAGCTCCTGGCTCGGCTCGCGTAATTTCAAAATTTCAGAATTTCCGAATTTTCACCACTGCGAAAGTGATGCCCCGGAGGTTGACAGTCGTGAGGCGGTCCTGCAATTCCTGCAATTCCTGCAATTCTGAAATTTCAGGTTCTTAGTGCCTGAAGTGCCGCCGCCCGGTGAATACCATGGTGATCCCGTGCTCGTCGGCTGCCTCGATCACTTCCTGATCGCGCACTGACCCGCCCGGCTGCACCACCGCCGTGGCGCCGGCCGCCGCGACGGCGTCCAGCCCGTCACGGAACGGGAAGAACGCATCCGAGGCCACCACCGATCCGCCCAGGTTCCCGTCGCCCGCCTTCATGATCGCCACCTTCACCGAGTCGACGCGGCTCATCTGGCCCGCGCCGACACCCAGGGTGCGGTCCGCCGAGGCAAACAGGATCGTGTTGGACTTGACGTGCGCGCAGACACGCCAGGCGAAGCGGAGCGCCTGCCACTCGTCGGCGGTGGGCTGCCGTTTCGTGACCACCGTGAGCTCACCCTCAGGCCCCCACGCCGCGCGGGCCTCGATGACGCGGTCGCGCTGCTGCACCAGTGACGCACCGAGGATCGACCGCCACTCGAGCGATGCCGCCGACGCCAGCGCCGCAAAGTCCGCGGTGACGACTCGCAGGTTGGCCTTCCTGGCGAGAATGGCCCTCGCGGCGTCGTCGACGTCCGGTGCCACCACCGCCTCGATGAAGGTCGACACGATCGCCTCCGCAGTCGCGGCATCGAGCGTGCGATTGAGGCCGATGATGCCGCCGAAGGCCGACAGCGGATCCGCCTCACGGGCGCGAACGTAGGCGTCTGCCGCATCGGCACCCGTCGCCACGCCGCACGGGTTCGTGTGCTTGATCACGCTGGCGGCAGGTTCTGTGAACTCGAGGACGATGCGCGCGGCGGCGTCGAGGTCGAGGAGATTGGTGAAGCTGAGCTCCTTGCCCTGGTGGATGGTCACGTTGCCGAAGCCGGTCGGACCATCCGCGTACCACGCCGCGGGCTGGTGCGGGTTCTCCCCGTACCGCAAGACGCGGATGCGGGAAAGGGTCCGGGTGACCTGCTCCGGGAACGTCTCGCGTTCGTCGGCCGGGATGCGCGTGCCGCCATCGTCGGCCATCGCCACGTGCGCGAGTTCGGCGGCGATCATCTGGTCGTACGCCCCGGTATGCGCGAAGGCCTTGCGGGCCAGTTCGAAGCGGAGGGACTGGGGCACGGCCGTGGCGCCGCCGGCAAGGGCCTCGAGCACGCGCGGGTAGTCGACCGGGTCGACGAGAACCAGTACGTCGCGGAAGTTCTTGGCTCCCGCGCGCACCATGCCGGGACCGCCGATGTCGATCTGCTCGATCAGCCCCGGGACCGTCGTCGCCGGGTCGGCTGCCGCCTTCGCGAACGGATAGAGATTGACGACCACCAGATCGATCAACGGGATGCCGTGTTCGGCCAGCGATGCGAGATGACCGGGCTTGTCGCGCCGCGCCAGGATGCCGCCGTGTACCCGCGGGTGCAGTGTCTTGACGCGGCCGTCGAGCATTTCGGGAAAGCCCGTGACCTCGGATACCTGCGTCACGGCGAGGCCGTCGGCCTCGAGCGACTTCGCGGTACCGCCGGTGGACAGCAGTTGGTAACCGAGGTCCGCCAGGCCGCGCGCGAAGGGCGCCAGGCCGGTCTTGTCGGACACACTGATCAGGGCGTAGGAAGGCATATCGTTCGAAAGTAGACGTTTACGTGGCTTGACACGGCTGAGCCGGCGTGTCTATTCTTGCCGCCGCCGGACTCCAGATGAGCAAAAGTTGCAGGTTTCCGGTGCAACCGTACGCCTGGGCCTTGGCGGCCGAGCGTACCTTCTGCCGGTCCGCACCGGCGGCGAAGCAAGGCAGGTCAGCACCATGGAACGCATCACGGGCAAGGTCAAGTGGTTCAACAACGCCAAGGGTTACGGTTTCATCGAGCGCGAATCGGGTAGTGACGTGTTCGTGCACTTCTCCGCCATTCAGGGCGCCGGCTTCCGGACACTGGAGGAGGGGCAGCCGGTGGAGTTCGAGATCGTCGACGGTCCGAAGGGACCGCAAGCCGGCAACGTGACGAAAGCCGGCTAGCCGCTGACCGACACCGTGGGCGGCCGGCACGGCGCCCACGAACCCCGCCCACCGTCGCTGCCAACCCGCGGAGCTTGCCTACCCGCCGTGGTCATCGTCGGCCGGCGGCCTGACGGCCCTCGCCGAGAGGTTCACCTTTCCTGCCTGCCGAGTCACCCGGAACCAGACCTGGTCCCCCGGATGCCTGTCCTGGAGCGCCTTCACCTGCTCGCGCACCAGCGTTGCGAATCTGTGGAAGGGCACCACCTCGTGGCCCTCGTCGCGCCTCGCGTCCATGAGCGCGTCGTACAGGTCACGCAGCTTGTCCATCTCCTGCACCGGGTCGCGGAACGCCGTCGCGTGGACGACCTCGTCTGACGCCGGCGCCGGGACCGCCGGCGGCTGGCGCATGAACGGACCGCCACGCCCCTCTTCGCGTGCCCGTACGCCGCGGTCCCACAGATCCGAGAACGAGGAGTAACGGGCCTGCAGGGTCGTGAACTGGAAGCGGGTGACCGGGCTGTCGAACGGCGTACGGCCGAAGCGCTTGAACGCACGCTCGAGGGCGGCGCGGCTCTCGATGGGCGGACGGCCGGTCCGTCCCGAGAAGTACATCGTGTACTCGGCCTCCACCTTCTTCAAATGGACGGCCAGGGCCTGCAGTTCGCGTTCGAGAGCGCTGGGTGGGGGCACGGGAGCGGGGCTCCAGGAATCGACGCCTCGGCAGGCCGCCTCAACGCGGCAGAAGGAACCAGCTGAGCGGGAGCCACAACTCGCGCGCGAAGGGCACGGGGCGATCGTCCACCAGCACCTCGCAGCCCGGGTGCTGGGCAGCGATCACGAACAGGTCACGCATGCGTGCGACGTCGGATGGATAGAACCGGGCGCGGATGCGGAACTGATCGCCGGTCCCCACCTCGCGATACTCGGCCGACTGCCGGGCCAGTTCGATGGCACGCTCGTAATCGGGTCCGTCGAAGCGCGGGAACACCAGCGTGAACGAGAACGGGATGTCCGCAGCGCCGTACAGCGCCGTCCGCAGATCGGGGTCGAGTGCCGCGAGTTCTTCCGGCGTCGGTTGCTCGGTGAGCTCGACGTACGGCCAGAAATGCTCCTGCGGCTGGTAGTCCGGGAGGGCCGCGGGGCGCTCGGCGGGGACGGTCGTCTTGGCAGTGTCGGTCATGCGCAGCGGCGGCCATCGAACCCGGCCATACGGGCACGAGCGGTCGGCATCGCGGGAAGGGACCCGCGGGTCGCAATGGTAGCATCGCGGCGTGTCCCGGGCGCGCGTCATCCCTGCGGTCGATCACCTGCTGGGGCTGTCCGAGGTACAGGCGCTGGCAACCATGCATGGCACGCGGCGGGTGCGCCAGGCCCTCGACGCGGAGGTGTCCCGCCTGCGCACGGAACTTGTCGCGGGGCAGGCCGAGGCCGGCACGCGCGAGTTCGCCGCCACATTGCTGGTCGAGAGGCTGGCCGCCACACTGGCCGCGACTCGCGACCCGTCGCTCAAGGCCGTCATCAACGCCACCGGGGTCGTGATCCACACGAACCTCGGACGAGCGCCGCTCTCGCGCGACGCGCTCGCGGCGATGCACCGGGTGGGCGCCGGTTACAGCAACCTCGAGGTCGACCTGCAGACCGGGCAACGCGGCTCGCGGCATGTCCACCTCGACGCGGCGTTGCGTGACGCCACCGGCGCGGACGCGGGTGTCGCCACCAACAACACGGCGGCGGGGCTGACGCTGGCACTCGCTGCGATCGCGAGCGGCCGCGAGGTCATCATCAGCCGCGGCGAGCTCGTGGAGATCGGCGGCGGCTTCCGTGTGCCCGAGATCCTCAGGGGTTCGGGTGCGCACTTGCGCGAAGTCGGCACCACCAATCGCACGAGGGTCGCCGACTACGCCGCCGCGATCTCGGATCGCACCGCGGCAATCCTGCGCGTCCACCCGTCGAATTTCCGCATGGACGGCTTCACCGAGAGACCCGCCCTCGCCGACCTCGCGGCCGTGGCGACGCGATTCGGTGTCCCACTCGTCGAGGACCAGGGCTCGGGATGGCTCGGGTTCGATCTGTTCGCCGCCGACGCCTTCCCGCCGCAGGCACGCGCAGTGCTATCGCGCGAGCCGGCGGTGCGCGACAGCGTGCGCGATGGCGCTGCCCTGGTCGCATTCAGTGGCGACAAGCTGCTTGGAGGACCGCAAGCAGGCCTGCTGGTCGGACGCGCCGACCTCGTCGCCACCATCCGGCAGCATCCGCTGATGCGCGCCGTGCGCGTCGACAAG includes:
- a CDS encoding tetratricopeptide repeat protein; protein product: MLSLALLAVTLAVQPGPSQAPAPRPAARAEAYQAFLEARRLESAGDAPGAIAALEKAARLDVSPGILTELAQLYARQDRSEDAQKTAAKALSLDPDNAEAHWMLGVLGVPASVMQGDSAPARDRAAIAEAIGHLEKAAAGRPYDLNIPVVLGRLYLQVDRPDDAVKVLRTVYDGENAALEAGVLLAQALDRAGRTAEGLQVLEQVLAAEPRFFRARLQQAELFEKSRRWTQAAEAYGLAAQENPNAVELRVRQATALLSADKPEEARKVLEQVIEARPTDLQSRYLLAQTQRELGDGEGAEQTARALMTIAPADVRGPVVLSQVYADRRDHAKVIEVLTPIVEKGSISSPQSAMGVTMRLASAHMALGHQDTAIGILEKARAARPDPMMDAYLMQSLIMARRYDRAIGLGQEIRAARPGDVQVGRLLAQAYLGAKKPDEAVAILEEERKRRPEDPAVTLSLATTLADAGREPQAMALLAEAEPAFGDQVIYWFQRGAILERFHRRPEAKAAFRKALEVEPAHAPTLNYLGYMLVEDGGPMDEAVSLIEKALTEDPDNGSYLDSLGWAYFKQGRTAEARKHLERAADLSKSNSVIQDHLGDVLLALKDGNGAIAAWERALAGDGESIDAAAIKSKIARARGH
- a CDS encoding glycosyltransferase family 9 protein, which codes for MRVLLVRLRLIGDVVFTTPIIGALRRAWPDAHLAYLIEPAAAPVVGHHPALNDVILAPRTRGWRRIRDDFRLGRRLRRDRYDLVLDLHSGPRASWLTWLSGAPRRVGFEVQGRHWAYTDVVARPREIRPRHSVENQWDILAPVLPGLEGPSPMRDPVTMVHAPEADASVDAWMRREGLSAADSLIVIHVSAGNAFRRWPLLSFVALADRLSVGEPNRRIILTSGPSEAAAAAEVVRLVRERRPSAPQAVRTCGDMSLDELHALVGRARLYIGGDSGPLHVAATTRTPIVGLYGPTLPVRSAPWRDPQLSSAAVDVGALPCRPCQQRVCVPGDFRCLTHITVDAVVAAAERALSLPASRTGAN
- a CDS encoding O-antigen ligase family protein, with product MDRLETLSLSVLLCFVAALQLSVAASGVLLALTLLCWTALLVMREEQLEVPTFFWPLVAYAAVTLISTTASVDPAVSLVDSKQLVLFLIVPLVYRLARGHRAHLFASVIIAVGAASALVGLFQYGFLHFDNLGRRPQGALTHYMTYSGALMIVACVAAARLLFGGRDRVWPLLVLPAVLVALGLTFTRSAWVGVCIGMAVLLALRDRRLVAAVPLVLAMAVVLAPSSITDRVYSIFDLKDPTNRDRFAMLKSGAAMVEDHPLTGVGPDQVKAVYQQYRVPESVQPLNVHLHNVPMQIAAERGLPALLVWLWFIAAVARDLYRRVQHRTGVTRALAAGALASLFAMLGAGLFEYNFGDSEFLMLLLVVLTLPFAAERPESVPRHL
- a CDS encoding bifunctional heptose 7-phosphate kinase/heptose 1-phosphate adenyltransferase; translated protein: MTHAIGQARARSLIHDFSGRRVVVVGDVMLDHFLFGRVQRLSPEAPVPIVEYDHDDYRPGGAANVAMNLAALGASVSLIGVVGADDSAGGLQQLLADGSVDVTDLVTDDTRRTTRKLRIVTQRQQQVARVDFENDADINGAVADQVKAAIDARCADADIVLVSDYLKGVVTSVTMAAVVQAAAPRRIAVLVDPKIPHLDLYRGVTLVTPNQVEAETATHARIRTDSEARDAARRLRERLECASVVITRGEQGMWVLDGSTTPATEANFAATALEVSDVTGAGDTVIGTLALALAAKASLVEAAQLATLAAGVAVSRFGPVAVTRDELLARLA
- the purH gene encoding bifunctional phosphoribosylaminoimidazolecarboxamide formyltransferase/IMP cyclohydrolase, encoding MPSYALISVSDKTGLAPFARGLADLGYQLLSTGGTAKSLEADGLAVTQVSEVTGFPEMLDGRVKTLHPRVHGGILARRDKPGHLASLAEHGIPLIDLVVVNLYPFAKAAADPATTVPGLIEQIDIGGPGMVRAGAKNFRDVLVLVDPVDYPRVLEALAGGATAVPQSLRFELARKAFAHTGAYDQMIAAELAHVAMADDGGTRIPADERETFPEQVTRTLSRIRVLRYGENPHQPAAWYADGPTGFGNVTIHQGKELSFTNLLDLDAAARIVLEFTEPAASVIKHTNPCGVATGADAADAYVRAREADPLSAFGGIIGLNRTLDAATAEAIVSTFIEAVVAPDVDDAARAILARKANLRVVTADFAALASAASLEWRSILGASLVQQRDRVIEARAAWGPEGELTVVTKRQPTADEWQALRFAWRVCAHVKSNTILFASADRTLGVGAGQMSRVDSVKVAIMKAGDGNLGGSVVASDAFFPFRDGLDAVAAAGATAVVQPGGSVRDQEVIEAADEHGITMVFTGRRHFRH
- a CDS encoding cold-shock protein gives rise to the protein MERITGKVKWFNNAKGYGFIERESGSDVFVHFSAIQGAGFRTLEEGQPVEFEIVDGPKGPQAGNVTKAG
- a CDS encoding MXAN_5187 C-terminal domain-containing protein; this encodes MPPPSALERELQALAVHLKKVEAEYTMYFSGRTGRPPIESRAALERAFKRFGRTPFDSPVTRFQFTTLQARYSSFSDLWDRGVRAREEGRGGPFMRQPPAVPAPASDEVVHATAFRDPVQEMDKLRDLYDALMDARRDEGHEVVPFHRFATLVREQVKALQDRHPGDQVWFRVTRQAGKVNLSARAVRPPADDDHGG
- the selA gene encoding L-seryl-tRNA(Sec) selenium transferase; protein product: MSRARVIPAVDHLLGLSEVQALATMHGTRRVRQALDAEVSRLRTELVAGQAEAGTREFAATLLVERLAATLAATRDPSLKAVINATGVVIHTNLGRAPLSRDALAAMHRVGAGYSNLEVDLQTGQRGSRHVHLDAALRDATGADAGVATNNTAAGLTLALAAIASGREVIISRGELVEIGGGFRVPEILRGSGAHLREVGTTNRTRVADYAAAISDRTAAILRVHPSNFRMDGFTERPALADLAAVATRFGVPLVEDQGSGWLGFDLFAADAFPPQARAVLSREPAVRDSVRDGAALVAFSGDKLLGGPQAGLLVGRADLVATIRQHPLMRAVRVDKVTYAGLEATLRAFTSGRAADDVPVMRMLALPFDVIAARADAMVTRLRSAGVACEAADGASTVGGGSLPGETLPTRLVRVESTSPDRLLAALRQGRTVVVARIADDRVCLDPRTVAEDDDDALAATVGIAMQA